A genomic window from Streptomyces brevispora includes:
- a CDS encoding substrate-binding domain-containing protein, whose product MPETSRRGLLFGTAAVSAGAFLTACTSNDPKEKNTAAQSNAPAADNKPGKPVTIGFAGPQADHGWLNAINENAKSQAGKYSEVTLEITEGSNDTAAQIGQVKTLINKKVDVLVILPADGKALTQVGLEAMRAGIPVINLDRIFASPQAYRCWVGGDNYGMGLNAGTYIGEQLKGKSNAKVVELAGIDNLELTKQRSQGFADALKNYSNIELVARQAADFTVESGQAKMAQLLQAQKKFDAMWNHDDDQGVGALRAIQQAGRDEFVMVGGAGAKSAMDAIKADNSVLKATVLYPPTMAASAIDLARALGQSKGVTGLSELEIPTNLTLYSAVVTKENIEQYLPTGFN is encoded by the coding sequence ATGCCAGAAACCAGTCGTAGAGGACTGCTCTTCGGTACCGCAGCAGTCTCCGCGGGCGCCTTCCTGACCGCCTGCACCAGCAACGACCCGAAGGAGAAGAACACCGCGGCGCAGAGCAACGCGCCCGCTGCCGACAACAAGCCGGGAAAGCCGGTCACCATCGGCTTCGCGGGCCCGCAGGCCGACCACGGCTGGCTCAACGCGATCAACGAGAACGCCAAGTCGCAGGCGGGGAAGTACTCCGAGGTGACCCTGGAGATCACCGAGGGCTCCAACGACACCGCCGCCCAGATCGGCCAGGTCAAGACCCTCATCAACAAGAAGGTCGACGTCCTCGTCATCCTGCCGGCCGACGGCAAGGCGCTCACCCAGGTGGGTCTGGAGGCGATGCGGGCGGGTATTCCCGTCATCAACCTGGACCGCATCTTCGCCTCCCCGCAGGCATACCGCTGCTGGGTCGGCGGCGACAACTACGGGATGGGCCTCAACGCCGGTACGTACATCGGCGAACAGCTCAAGGGCAAGTCGAACGCCAAGGTCGTCGAGCTGGCGGGAATCGACAACCTGGAGCTCACCAAGCAGCGCAGCCAGGGCTTCGCCGACGCGCTGAAGAACTACTCCAACATCGAGCTGGTGGCCCGTCAGGCCGCCGACTTCACCGTCGAGTCGGGCCAGGCGAAGATGGCCCAGCTCCTCCAGGCGCAGAAGAAGTTCGACGCCATGTGGAACCATGACGACGACCAGGGTGTGGGCGCGCTGCGCGCCATCCAGCAGGCCGGCCGGGACGAGTTCGTGATGGTCGGCGGGGCCGGGGCCAAGTCCGCGATGGACGCCATCAAGGCCGACAACAGCGTGCTGAAGGCCACCGTTCTGTACCCGCCGACCATGGCCGCCTCGGCCATCGACCTGGCCCGCGCGCTCGGTCAGAGCAAGGGCGTGACCGGCCTCTCCGAGCTGGAGATCCCGACCAACCTCACGCTCTACTCGGCTGTGGTCACCAAGGAGAACATCGAGCAGTACCTGCCGACGGGCTTCAACTGA
- a CDS encoding Gfo/Idh/MocA family protein, with translation MARREETEQEAAAPPTYRPMTSAPTLGVGMVGYAFMGAAHSQGWRTAGHVFELPMRPALAAICGRDRTAVEAAADRHGWAAAETDWRALIARDDVQLVDICTPGDSHAEIAIAALEAGKHVLCEKPLANTVAEAEAMTEAAERAAARGQVALVGFNYRKVPAITYARKLIAEGRLGPLRHIRATYLQDWLVDPGSPLTWRLEREHAGSGALGDLGAHIVDLAQFLAGELLVGVSAVTETFVRERPLRSGPSAGLSGVAATGARGAVTVDDAALFTGRLASGALASFEATRMAAGRKNALRLEINGERGSLAFDLERLNELSFHDHTEPATTAGFRRILVTEPEHPYLEAWWPPGHALGYEHTFIHQARDVVRTIAEGTAPTPSFADGLQVQRVLAAVEESAAKSSVHTPVHIPAQL, from the coding sequence ATGGCCCGTAGGGAAGAGACGGAGCAGGAGGCGGCTGCTCCGCCGACGTACCGGCCGATGACGAGCGCACCGACGCTCGGGGTCGGCATGGTCGGATACGCGTTCATGGGCGCCGCCCACTCGCAGGGGTGGCGCACCGCCGGCCACGTCTTCGAGCTGCCGATGAGGCCGGCTCTCGCCGCGATCTGCGGGCGCGACCGTACGGCGGTCGAGGCCGCCGCCGACCGGCACGGCTGGGCGGCGGCGGAGACCGACTGGCGTGCCCTGATCGCCCGGGACGACGTGCAGCTCGTCGACATCTGCACCCCTGGCGACAGCCATGCGGAGATCGCCATCGCGGCACTGGAGGCGGGCAAGCACGTGCTGTGCGAGAAGCCGCTCGCCAACACGGTCGCGGAGGCGGAGGCCATGACCGAGGCGGCGGAGCGCGCCGCCGCCCGCGGTCAGGTGGCGCTGGTCGGCTTCAACTACCGCAAGGTGCCCGCCATCACCTACGCCCGGAAGCTGATCGCCGAGGGCCGGCTCGGCCCCCTGCGGCACATCCGCGCCACCTACCTCCAGGACTGGCTGGTGGATCCCGGATCACCGCTCACCTGGCGGCTGGAGCGGGAACACGCGGGCTCGGGCGCCCTCGGCGACCTCGGGGCGCACATCGTGGACCTCGCCCAGTTCCTGGCGGGGGAGCTGCTGGTCGGCGTGTCGGCGGTGACCGAGACGTTCGTACGTGAACGGCCCCTGCGGTCGGGCCCGTCGGCGGGCCTGAGCGGGGTGGCGGCCACCGGTGCGCGGGGGGCCGTGACGGTGGACGACGCGGCGCTGTTCACCGGCCGGCTCGCCTCCGGAGCGCTGGCCTCCTTCGAGGCGACGCGGATGGCGGCCGGACGCAAGAACGCGTTGCGGCTGGAGATCAACGGGGAGCGCGGCTCGCTCGCCTTCGACCTCGAACGGCTCAACGAACTGTCCTTCCACGACCACACCGAGCCCGCCACCACGGCCGGCTTCCGGCGCATCCTGGTCACCGAGCCCGAGCATCCGTACCTGGAGGCCTGGTGGCCGCCGGGGCACGCCCTCGGCTACGAGCACACCTTCATCCACCAGGCCCGGGACGTGGTCCGCACGATCGCCGAAGGGACCGCGCCGACACCGTCGTTCGCGGACGGGCTACAGGTGCAGCGGGTCCTGGCGGCGGTGGAGGAGAGCGCCGCGAAGAGCTCCGTGCACACCCCCGTCCACATCCCCGCACAGCTTTAG
- a CDS encoding sugar phosphate isomerase/epimerase family protein — MPRPFTLFTGQWADLPLEEVCKYARDFGYDGLELACWGDHFEVDKALADPGYLDGRRQLLDKYGLKCWAISNHLVGQAVCDNPIDERHQGILPARIWGDGEPEGVRRRAAEEMKNTARAAAAFGVRTVIGFTGSSIWHLVAMFPPVPPHMIERGYEDFAERWNPILDVFDEEGVRFAHEVHPSEIAYDYWTTHRALEAVGHRPAFGLNFDPSHFVWQDLDPVGFLYDFRDRIYHVDCKEARKRLDGRNGRLGSHLPWGDPRRGWDFVSAGHGDVPWEDVFRMLRSIDYDGPVSVEWEDAGMDRLAGAPEALTSLKRFDFDPPSASFDAAFGGNG; from the coding sequence ATGCCCCGTCCCTTCACCCTCTTCACCGGTCAGTGGGCCGACCTGCCACTGGAGGAAGTCTGCAAATACGCCCGCGACTTCGGGTACGACGGACTCGAACTCGCCTGCTGGGGAGACCACTTCGAGGTGGACAAGGCACTCGCCGACCCGGGGTACCTGGACGGGCGCCGTCAACTGCTCGACAAGTACGGGCTGAAGTGCTGGGCGATCTCCAACCACCTGGTCGGACAGGCCGTCTGCGACAACCCGATCGACGAGCGCCACCAGGGCATCCTGCCCGCCCGGATCTGGGGCGACGGGGAGCCCGAGGGGGTGCGCCGGCGGGCCGCGGAGGAGATGAAGAACACCGCGCGGGCGGCCGCCGCCTTCGGGGTGCGTACGGTCATCGGGTTCACCGGGTCGTCGATCTGGCACCTGGTGGCGATGTTCCCGCCCGTTCCGCCGCACATGATCGAGCGGGGGTACGAGGACTTCGCCGAGCGCTGGAACCCGATCCTGGACGTGTTCGACGAGGAGGGGGTGCGTTTCGCCCACGAGGTGCATCCGAGCGAGATCGCGTACGACTACTGGACCACGCACCGCGCGCTGGAGGCCGTCGGCCACCGGCCCGCGTTCGGGCTGAACTTCGACCCGAGCCACTTCGTCTGGCAGGACCTGGACCCGGTCGGCTTCCTGTACGACTTCCGGGACCGGATCTACCACGTGGACTGCAAGGAGGCCCGCAAGCGCCTGGACGGCCGCAACGGCCGGCTCGGCTCCCACCTGCCGTGGGGCGACCCGCGGCGCGGCTGGGACTTCGTCTCGGCGGGGCACGGCGATGTGCCGTGGGAGGACGTGTTCCGGATGCTGCGGTCCATCGACTACGACGGGCCGGTCTCCGTGGAGTGGGAGGACGCGGGCATGGACCGCCTGGCGGGCGCGCCGGAAGCGCTGACGTCGCTGAAGCGGTTCGATTTCGACCCGCCGAGCGCGTCGTTCGACGCGGCGTTCGGCGGCAACGGCTGA
- a CDS encoding ThuA domain-containing protein → MHRTRSRTRSGLRVRKSLALFTGALLAAATLTLGATPGTAAAHEEPAPAPAAEDFQQVTLAKGAAETGEPMTLAVLPDLSVLHTSRSGELRLTDSAGNTSVAGVVPVYSHDEEGLQGIGVDPDFTENRAIYLYYAPPLDTPDGDAPETGTAADFAKFDGVNRLSRFVLKEDGTLDLGSEKKVLDVKTSRGICCHVGGDIDFDADGNLYLSTGDDSNPFASDGYSPLDARPDRNPAFDARRSAGNSNDLRGKILRIKVADDGSYTVPEGNLFAPGTDKTRPEIYAMGFRNPFRFSVDKPTGIVYVGDYGPDAGAADPKRGPAGQVEFARVTKAGNFGWPYCTGDNDPYIEYDFATKTSGAAFDCAAPKNTSPHNTGIVDLPPSQPAWIAYDGGSVPEFGSGSESPMGGPVYHYDANLDSPVKFPEAYDGDFFAGEFGRQWIKRIEQDADGTVQSINDIPWSGTQVMDMAFGPDGALYVLDYGLSWFGGDEHSALYRIENATGGRSPIAEAAVDKTSGTAPLKVKFSSAGTSDGDGDELTYAWDFGDGGTSTAANPTYTYKKNGTYIATVTAQDPSGRTGSASVHVTVGNTAPIVELELPGDGQLFTFGDAIPFKVKVTDPEDGPVDCSKIEVRFVLGHDSHGHPITTEHGCTGTIKTDMDGGHDPNANIFGVIDASYTDGGGGGQAALTGHDQSQLQPRHRQAEHFSNSSGIKTYDKANAEGGKTVGDIDNDDWISFKPYILGDSTKLTARISSGGAGGFLEVRSGSATGKILGSAPVPVTGGWETFQEIDVPLRGVPKKATELFLVFKGGEGALYDIDDFELSNTPPDKTAKRVLVFSKTAGFRHDAIPEGIAALKELGKDTNITVDATEEAGQFTTANLARYDAVVFMSTTGDVLNADQQKAFENYVNTGGGYVGVHAAADTEYDWPFYGGLVGAYFSGHPAIQPVTVRVEDHKHPATAHLGDAWDRTDELYNYRTNPRDNVKVLATLDETTYTGGTMKGDHPITWCQTYQGGRSFYTGLGHTKESYADPDFRKLLLGGMRYAAGQVKADCKPDTGYRSIFNGKTLEGWKQAGPGKFNVVDGELRSEGGMGLLTYQAKELKAYSLKLDWKLAGDDNSGVFVGFPKSDDPWSAVNNGYEVQIDASDAADRTTGAVYTFKSANIKARDQVLRPPGQWNSYEIKVQGERLQIFLNGVKINDFTNTDPARSLKDGYIGLQNHGADDQVSFRNIQLKELPSA, encoded by the coding sequence GTGCACAGAACCCGAAGCAGGACCAGATCCGGACTACGCGTCCGCAAATCCCTCGCCCTGTTCACCGGCGCACTGCTCGCCGCCGCCACCCTCACCCTGGGTGCCACACCCGGCACCGCCGCCGCCCACGAGGAACCCGCACCCGCCCCGGCCGCCGAGGACTTCCAGCAGGTCACCCTCGCCAAGGGCGCCGCCGAGACCGGCGAGCCCATGACGCTCGCCGTGCTCCCCGACCTCAGCGTGCTGCACACCTCGCGCAGCGGCGAGCTGCGTCTCACCGACAGTGCGGGCAACACCAGCGTCGCCGGCGTCGTCCCCGTCTACTCGCACGACGAGGAAGGCCTCCAGGGCATCGGCGTAGACCCGGACTTCACCGAGAACCGGGCGATCTACCTCTACTACGCACCGCCGCTGGACACCCCCGACGGCGACGCACCCGAGACGGGCACGGCCGCCGACTTCGCCAAGTTCGACGGCGTCAACCGGCTCTCCCGCTTCGTCCTCAAGGAGGACGGCACGCTCGACCTGGGCAGCGAGAAGAAGGTCCTCGACGTCAAGACGTCCCGCGGCATCTGCTGCCACGTGGGCGGCGACATCGACTTCGACGCCGACGGCAACCTGTACCTGTCGACCGGCGACGACTCCAACCCCTTCGCCTCCGACGGCTACAGCCCCCTCGACGCCCGCCCCGACCGCAACCCGGCGTTCGACGCCCGGCGCTCCGCCGGCAACAGCAACGACCTGCGCGGCAAGATCCTCCGGATCAAGGTCGCCGACGACGGCTCGTACACCGTCCCGGAGGGCAACCTCTTCGCCCCGGGTACGGACAAGACCCGCCCCGAGATCTACGCCATGGGCTTCCGCAACCCGTTCCGCTTCTCCGTCGACAAGCCCACCGGCATCGTCTACGTCGGCGACTACGGGCCCGACGCGGGTGCCGCCGACCCCAAGCGCGGACCGGCCGGACAGGTCGAGTTCGCCCGGGTCACCAAGGCCGGCAACTTCGGCTGGCCGTACTGCACGGGCGACAACGACCCGTACATCGAGTACGACTTCGCCACCAAGACCTCCGGCGCCGCCTTCGACTGCGCGGCCCCGAAGAACACCTCGCCGCACAACACCGGCATCGTCGACCTGCCCCCGTCGCAGCCCGCCTGGATCGCGTACGACGGCGGTTCCGTACCGGAGTTCGGCAGCGGATCCGAGTCCCCGATGGGCGGACCGGTCTACCACTACGACGCCAACCTCGACTCGCCCGTGAAGTTCCCGGAGGCGTACGACGGCGACTTCTTCGCCGGTGAGTTCGGCCGGCAGTGGATCAAGCGCATCGAGCAGGACGCCGACGGCACCGTGCAGTCCATCAACGACATCCCGTGGTCCGGCACCCAGGTGATGGACATGGCCTTCGGACCCGACGGGGCGCTCTACGTCCTGGACTACGGACTCTCCTGGTTCGGCGGCGACGAGCACTCCGCGCTCTACCGCATCGAGAACGCCACCGGCGGGCGTTCCCCGATCGCGGAGGCCGCGGTCGACAAGACCTCGGGCACCGCGCCCCTGAAGGTGAAGTTCTCCTCGGCCGGCACCTCGGACGGCGACGGTGACGAGCTCACGTACGCCTGGGACTTCGGCGACGGAGGAACCTCCACGGCCGCGAACCCCACGTACACGTACAAGAAGAACGGCACCTACATCGCGACCGTCACCGCTCAGGACCCCTCCGGACGGACCGGCTCGGCGAGCGTCCATGTGACCGTCGGCAACACGGCCCCGATCGTGGAACTCGAACTCCCCGGTGACGGGCAGCTGTTCACCTTCGGTGACGCGATCCCGTTCAAGGTGAAGGTGACCGATCCCGAGGACGGCCCGGTCGACTGCTCCAAGATCGAGGTCCGCTTCGTCCTCGGCCACGACAGCCACGGCCACCCGATCACCACGGAACACGGCTGCACCGGCACCATCAAGACCGACATGGACGGCGGGCACGACCCCAACGCCAACATCTTCGGAGTCATCGACGCCTCGTACACCGACGGCGGGGGCGGCGGCCAGGCCGCACTGACCGGCCACGACCAGTCGCAGCTCCAGCCGCGCCACCGCCAGGCCGAGCACTTCAGCAACTCGTCCGGCATCAAGACGTACGACAAGGCGAACGCCGAGGGCGGCAAGACCGTCGGCGACATCGACAACGACGACTGGATCTCCTTCAAGCCGTACATCCTCGGCGACTCCACCAAGCTCACCGCCCGGATCTCCTCCGGCGGCGCGGGCGGCTTCCTCGAAGTACGGTCCGGCTCGGCGACCGGCAAGATCCTCGGCTCCGCACCGGTCCCGGTGACGGGCGGCTGGGAGACCTTCCAGGAGATCGACGTACCGCTGCGCGGCGTCCCGAAGAAGGCCACCGAGCTGTTCCTGGTCTTCAAGGGAGGCGAGGGAGCGCTCTACGACATCGACGACTTCGAGCTCTCCAACACCCCGCCCGACAAGACCGCCAAGCGCGTCCTGGTCTTCTCCAAGACAGCCGGCTTCCGCCACGACGCGATACCCGAGGGCATCGCCGCGCTGAAGGAACTCGGCAAGGACACCAACATCACGGTCGACGCCACGGAGGAGGCAGGCCAGTTCACCACCGCCAACCTGGCCCGCTACGACGCCGTCGTCTTCATGTCGACAACGGGTGACGTACTCAACGCCGACCAGCAGAAGGCGTTCGAGAACTACGTGAACACCGGCGGCGGCTACGTCGGCGTGCACGCCGCGGCGGACACCGAGTACGACTGGCCGTTCTACGGCGGACTCGTCGGCGCGTACTTCTCCGGCCACCCCGCCATCCAGCCCGTCACCGTCCGCGTCGAGGACCACAAGCACCCGGCGACCGCACACCTGGGCGACGCCTGGGACCGCACCGACGAGCTGTACAACTACCGCACCAACCCGCGGGACAACGTCAAGGTCCTCGCCACCCTCGACGAGACGACCTACACCGGCGGCACCATGAAGGGCGACCACCCGATCACCTGGTGCCAGACGTACCAGGGCGGCCGCTCCTTCTACACCGGCCTCGGCCACACCAAGGAGTCGTACGCCGACCCGGACTTCCGCAAGCTCCTCCTGGGCGGGATGCGGTACGCCGCCGGCCAGGTGAAGGCCGACTGCAAGCCGGACACCGGCTACCGGTCGATCTTCAACGGCAAGACGCTCGAAGGCTGGAAGCAGGCGGGCCCCGGCAAGTTCAACGTCGTCGACGGCGAGCTGCGCTCCGAAGGCGGCATGGGCCTGCTCACCTACCAGGCCAAGGAGCTGAAGGCGTACTCGCTGAAGCTCGACTGGAAGCTGGCGGGTGACGACAACTCCGGAGTCTTCGTCGGCTTCCCGAAGTCCGACGACCCCTGGTCCGCGGTGAACAACGGCTACGAGGTCCAGATCGACGCCTCCGACGCCGCCGACCGCACCACCGGCGCCGTCTACACCTTCAAGTCGGCCAACATCAAGGCCCGTGACCAGGTCCTCAGGCCGCCCGGCCAGTGGAACAGCTACGAGATCAAGGTCCAGGGTGAACGGCTCCAGATCTTCCTCAACGGAGTGAAGATCAACGACTTCACCAACACCGATCCGGCCCGCAGTCTCAAGGACGGCTACATCGGCCTCCAGAACCACGGCGCCGACGACCAGGTGTCCTTCCGCAACATCCAGCTGAAGGAACTGCCCTCCGCATAG
- a CDS encoding inositol-3-phosphate synthase, whose product MSAHTVRTGVWFIGARGSVATTATAGCAAVAAGLHPAAGMVTETAPFAESGLPPVASLVFGGHDTLDCPLPKRAEALAAGGVMPHGLPSAVRSELAAADAEIRPGGPLPGDTRTDEELITAFAADLTDFGRRNGLARTVVVNVASTEPAPAPGAQRLPASSLYAAAAIRAGCPYVNFTPSTGLRTPALQAAVAAGALPHAGRDGKTGQTLLRSVLAPMFVQRALPVRAWSGTNLLGGGDGAALADPAAAAAKNAGKERVLTDTLGSAPEGEVHIDDVPALGDWKTAWDHIAFDGFLGARMVLQTTWQGCDSALAAPLVLDLARLLARAHERGLSGPRPELGFYFKDPDGGPAALSDQYLALLAFAERLRGEK is encoded by the coding sequence GTGTCAGCACACACCGTTCGTACCGGAGTCTGGTTCATCGGGGCGCGCGGCTCCGTCGCCACCACCGCCACGGCGGGGTGCGCAGCGGTCGCGGCGGGCCTCCATCCGGCCGCCGGCATGGTCACCGAGACCGCGCCGTTCGCCGAAAGCGGTCTGCCACCCGTGGCCTCGCTCGTCTTCGGCGGCCACGACACCCTGGACTGCCCTCTCCCCAAACGGGCCGAGGCACTCGCCGCCGGGGGAGTGATGCCGCACGGCCTCCCCTCGGCCGTACGGTCCGAACTCGCCGCGGCCGACGCGGAGATCCGCCCCGGCGGACCGCTCCCCGGAGACACCCGCACGGACGAGGAACTCATCACCGCGTTCGCCGCCGACCTCACCGACTTCGGCCGCCGCAACGGCCTCGCCAGGACCGTCGTCGTGAACGTCGCCTCCACCGAGCCGGCACCCGCCCCCGGCGCGCAGCGGCTGCCCGCCAGCTCGCTCTACGCCGCGGCGGCGATCCGGGCCGGCTGCCCGTACGTCAACTTCACCCCCTCCACCGGGCTGCGCACACCCGCCCTCCAGGCCGCCGTCGCGGCCGGCGCACTTCCTCACGCGGGCCGCGACGGCAAGACCGGCCAGACCCTGCTCCGCTCCGTGCTCGCCCCGATGTTCGTGCAGCGGGCCCTGCCGGTACGGGCCTGGTCCGGGACCAATCTGCTGGGCGGCGGCGACGGGGCGGCACTGGCCGACCCGGCCGCGGCCGCCGCGAAGAACGCCGGCAAGGAACGCGTCCTGACCGACACGCTCGGCTCCGCCCCCGAGGGCGAGGTCCACATCGACGACGTCCCGGCACTCGGCGACTGGAAGACGGCCTGGGACCACATAGCGTTCGACGGCTTCCTCGGCGCCCGCATGGTGCTCCAGACGACCTGGCAGGGGTGCGACTCGGCACTCGCCGCACCCCTGGTGCTGGACCTGGCACGGCTGCTGGCCCGCGCCCATGAAAGGGGACTGAGCGGCCCGCGCCCCGAACTCGGCTTCTACTTCAAGGACCCGGACGGCGGACCGGCCGCCCTGTCCGATCAGTATCTGGCGCTGCTCGCCTTCGCGGAGCGGCTGCGGGGGGAGAAGTGA
- a CDS encoding SCO3242 family prenyltransferase, whose protein sequence is MTVRAWAELLRVSALFTVPGDALAGAAAVGRRPNRSTALAVGASLCLYEAGMALNDWADRDEDAVDRPHRPIPSGRITPRAALTAAGALTAAGLALAARAGRPALTVATGLAATVWAYDLHLKHTPAGPAAMAAARGLDLLLGATATATAPVASVSAEAPVAAVSAGASASAGASARAVLPAALPAAAMLTAHTYAVTAVSRHEAQGGSTTAPLAALGAVVALGGAALRERQGKAGGSPYPGRGGAGAPGSRAGATAPAGARTGSGGAGATAPAGARTGPTAPARLLLTALTGAYLRTAARPLGHAVLNPSPPLTQRAVGSGIRAMIPLQAALAARAGAPGTALAVMGLVPLARSLARKVSPT, encoded by the coding sequence GTGACGGTGCGCGCCTGGGCGGAGCTGCTCAGGGTCTCCGCACTCTTCACCGTGCCGGGCGACGCACTCGCGGGCGCGGCGGCCGTCGGACGCCGCCCCAACCGCTCCACCGCCCTCGCCGTCGGCGCCTCGCTCTGCCTGTACGAGGCGGGCATGGCCCTCAACGACTGGGCCGACCGCGACGAGGACGCCGTCGACCGCCCGCACCGCCCGATCCCGTCGGGCCGGATCACGCCCCGTGCGGCGCTCACCGCGGCCGGTGCGCTGACCGCGGCGGGCCTGGCCCTGGCCGCCCGCGCGGGCCGCCCGGCCCTGACCGTCGCCACCGGCCTCGCGGCGACGGTCTGGGCGTACGACCTCCACCTGAAGCACACCCCGGCGGGCCCGGCGGCGATGGCGGCGGCCCGGGGCCTGGACCTGCTCCTGGGCGCCACGGCGACGGCGACGGCGCCGGTGGCCTCGGTTTCGGCCGAGGCGCCGGTGGCGGCGGTGTCGGCCGGGGCTTCGGCGTCGGCCGGGGCTTCGGCCCGTGCCGTGCTGCCGGCCGCCCTGCCCGCCGCCGCGATGCTGACGGCACACACCTACGCGGTCACCGCCGTCTCGCGCCATGAGGCGCAGGGCGGTTCCACCACCGCCCCCCTCGCCGCCCTCGGTGCGGTCGTCGCGCTCGGCGGCGCCGCGCTGCGGGAACGGCAGGGGAAGGCCGGCGGGTCCCCGTACCCCGGACGGGGCGGCGCCGGCGCCCCCGGCAGCCGCGCCGGAGCAACCGCCCCCGCCGGAGCCCGCACGGGAAGCGGCGGGGCCGGGGCAACCGCCCCCGCCGGAGCCCGCACCGGGCCAACCGCCCCCGCCCGGCTCCTCCTCACCGCGCTCACCGGTGCCTACCTCCGTACCGCCGCCCGCCCCCTCGGCCACGCCGTGCTCAACCCGTCGCCGCCGCTCACCCAGCGCGCCGTCGGCAGCGGCATCCGGGCGATGATCCCGCTCCAGGCGGCCCTCGCCGCCCGTGCCGGAGCACCCGGGACCGCGCTGGCCGTCATGGGCCTCGTCCCGCTCGCCCGCAGCCTCGCCCGGAAGGTGAGCCCCACATGA
- a CDS encoding sugar phosphate isomerase/epimerase family protein — MTIRLGYGTNGLTDLRLGDALGLLADLGYDGVGLTLDHMHLDPMGPDLPARTRQVAARLQELGLGVTVETGARYVLDPRRKHGPSLLDPDPEARAARTRLLVRAVDIAAELGAHAVHCFSGITPPDTAPDTAWQRLTEALAPVLDAAQNAGVPLAIEPEPGHLLANLADFHHLRVLCGDPEPLGLTLDIGHCQCLEPALPVDCVRDAAPWLRHVQIEDMRRGVHEHLPFGDGEIDFPPVLAALDALGDSGYAGLTVVELPRHSHAGPELARTSIEFLRKHGPSRH, encoded by the coding sequence ATGACGATCCGCCTCGGCTACGGCACCAACGGACTCACCGACCTCCGCCTCGGCGATGCCCTCGGCCTCCTCGCGGACCTCGGCTACGACGGGGTCGGGCTGACCCTCGACCACATGCACCTCGACCCGATGGGCCCGGACCTTCCCGCCCGCACCCGCCAGGTCGCCGCCAGGCTCCAGGAGCTCGGCCTCGGTGTCACCGTGGAGACCGGGGCCCGCTACGTCCTGGACCCGCGCCGCAAGCACGGCCCCTCGCTGCTCGACCCGGACCCGGAGGCCCGCGCCGCCCGGACCCGGCTGCTCGTCCGGGCCGTGGACATCGCCGCCGAGCTCGGCGCCCACGCCGTGCACTGCTTCAGCGGCATCACGCCACCGGACACCGCCCCCGACACCGCCTGGCAGCGGCTCACCGAGGCCCTGGCCCCGGTCCTGGACGCGGCGCAGAACGCGGGCGTGCCGCTGGCGATCGAGCCCGAGCCCGGACACCTCCTCGCCAACCTCGCCGACTTCCACCACCTCCGCGTCCTGTGCGGAGACCCGGAACCGCTCGGACTCACCCTCGACATCGGCCACTGCCAGTGCCTGGAGCCGGCCCTGCCCGTCGACTGCGTGCGCGACGCCGCACCCTGGCTGCGCCACGTACAGATCGAGGACATGCGCCGAGGCGTCCACGAGCACCTCCCGTTCGGTGACGGCGAGATCGACTTCCCGCCTGTGCTCGCCGCACTCGACGCCCTCGGCGACAGCGGATACGCCGGACTGACCGTCGTCGAGCTGCCCCGTCACTCCCACGCGGGCCCCGAACTCGCCCGTACCTCCATCGAGTTCCTCCGTAAGCACGGACCGTCGCGCCACTAG